ACCCACTCCGTTCTTCTGTCCCTTACATGCACATCGCTGGCGGCATGCTTGACATTGCCTGTTGTAATGGCTTGCCCTTTCAGAATTTTTTGAGTGGCTTTGCCTACCAAAACCCCGTACATCATGATCTCATCCCCTATTTCAAGATCTTCGATCACAAATTTATGTTTTGCCTTGATAGGCTCTATTGGTGTAAAATGCTTGCCTTCGTAGTGGATAGTTTCCGATGCATGAAGATCAGTGAGGGCTACCATCACATTGTCAGAAGGATGCACCATCAATACTTTATTCATCTTTTTACCTGTTTAAAAAGTCGTGACTTTTGATGTGTTTTTGAGCTGCCCTTCTTCCTTGCCGTATTCCTGCTCCTGTTCCAGCTCGTAGATGCGTTCCATTAGTTGCCATTTGTTCTTGGCTGAAGCGGTAGCATCCGTTTCTTGAAAACGAGATACATAGGCTTCCCACTCCGACTGACGAGGTTTTTCTGCCAGAAGGCTCATTGCATGGTCGTGGTCGAAGTCTTCCACTGTATCCATGATCATAAATAGCTGCGTATCCAACAGGTAAATCTCCATATCAACGATGCCCACATCTTTCATCCCTTGGGTAATTTCGGGCCAGGCAGCACCTTTGGCGTGTACTTTCTTGTATTCCTCAATCAGTGTTGTATTATCTGTGAGGCTTAGTGCTTTACAGTATCTTTTGTAGCGGCTCATTTCGTTAGGATTGTTTGGTTTTCCATCTTCTGTATCCAAATGTTGAAATGACACAGAAACAAATCAGTGGAATGATAAAGGAGGCATTAACTGCTTTCAATCCCATGACATTTTCCATATCAATGATAGCTCCCTGCATAGGTGGCATCAGTGCTCCCCCAACAATCGCCATCACCAAACCTGCTGCACCAAACTCTGCATCATCTCCTACCTCTTCCAGCGCAATACCATAAATGGTCGGAAACATCAGTGACATAAATGCGGAAGTAGCAATCAGGGTATAAAGCCCAAATTCACCACCTATA
The Limibacter armeniacum DNA segment above includes these coding regions:
- a CDS encoding L-rhamnose mutarotase; its protein translation is MSRYKRYCKALSLTDNTTLIEEYKKVHAKGAAWPEITQGMKDVGIVDMEIYLLDTQLFMIMDTVEDFDHDHAMSLLAEKPRQSEWEAYVSRFQETDATASAKNKWQLMERIYELEQEQEYGKEEGQLKNTSKVTTF